One Candidatus Nanosynbacter featherlites genomic region harbors:
- the pilM gene encoding type IV pilus assembly protein PilM has protein sequence MKFSKGLGDFFGLDIGTNAVRVVQLGRSGSGWNLMHYGYAPVDSKISSSDSPEAKRRLGEVIMTAVGQSGIKTSNVAIGLPSSKTFSTIIDVPKVSDQELRATMKYQVEQYIPMSIDDAKVDWALLGDSLRTQNQYEVLLTSTAKSYAESKLEFVEGLGFNVIAEEPDPIAMVRSLTPSDNQDVKLILDMGEISTDLAVVYGTTPRLVRTVPTGLQSLVRSAVQNLSVQEDQARQFILKFGLAPDRLDGQVLRAIDMVLDNFASEIVKSITFFQTRYTSLQVSGILLSGFGAAIPQMDQYISSKAGINAVTANPWQRVSMSQNDQQQLAPVASEFATVVGLAQRSNLG, from the coding sequence ATTCTCAAAAGGGTTGGGCGACTTCTTCGGACTAGACATCGGTACAAACGCGGTGCGGGTTGTTCAATTGGGTCGCAGTGGTTCAGGCTGGAACTTGATGCATTATGGTTATGCACCAGTTGATAGCAAAATATCAAGCAGTGATTCACCAGAGGCGAAGCGCCGTTTGGGTGAAGTGATTATGACTGCCGTTGGGCAAAGTGGCATCAAAACCTCAAATGTTGCCATCGGGCTACCTTCGAGTAAAACCTTCAGCACTATCATCGATGTGCCAAAAGTTTCCGACCAAGAGCTGCGCGCAACCATGAAATATCAGGTGGAACAATATATTCCAATGTCAATTGACGATGCAAAGGTTGACTGGGCGTTGCTTGGTGATAGTTTGCGAACACAAAACCAGTATGAGGTGCTATTGACCAGTACAGCTAAATCATACGCCGAAAGCAAATTGGAATTTGTGGAAGGTTTGGGTTTTAATGTTATCGCTGAGGAGCCAGACCCGATAGCAATGGTTCGCTCATTGACGCCATCTGACAATCAAGACGTGAAATTGATCCTCGATATGGGCGAAATCTCTACTGATTTAGCCGTGGTATATGGCACAACACCTCGGTTAGTGCGTACGGTGCCAACAGGTCTGCAGTCACTGGTGCGGTCAGCGGTACAGAATCTGAGCGTCCAAGAAGACCAGGCGCGGCAATTTATTTTGAAGTTTGGCTTGGCGCCAGATCGCCTGGATGGTCAGGTGCTCCGAGCGATTGATATGGTTTTGGACAATTTTGCTTCAGAAATTGTCAAATCAATCACTTTTTTCCAAACGCGTTACACGAGCTTGCAGGTTTCTGGCATATTATTGTCTGGATTTGGCGCAGCTATCCCGCAGATGGATCAATACATTTCCTCAAAGGCTGGCATCAACGCTGTTACTGCTAATCCGTGGCAACGTGTTTCGATGTCGCAGAATGATCAGCAGCAATTAGCTCCAGTGGCCTCTGAGTTTGCAACAGTCGTTGGGTTAGCGCAAAGGAGTAATCTCGGATGA
- a CDS encoding PilN domain-containing protein, whose product MIEINLIPDVKRELLRIRMMRNAVISMSILVGIVSIAIVVFCAVVLGGQLAFELKQDSDIKSKYGELSQISDLDKTVTLQQQLGQIDRLHNNKKINSRLLSLISAINPPAPNNVQISMARLNPEEKTITLEGSAVNGFAALEVLKKTLTSTKVKKGNTEGDGVPLASDMKAGETTFGENAEGKKVLRFAFTFTYPDDLFAHSKETISIITPTSKTNVTDSRLGVPESLFSRSESTEQKKENQ is encoded by the coding sequence ATGATTGAAATCAACTTGATCCCAGATGTTAAGCGCGAATTACTACGCATTCGCATGATGCGCAATGCGGTCATATCAATGTCAATATTGGTAGGTATCGTGTCTATTGCTATCGTTGTGTTTTGTGCAGTTGTTTTAGGTGGTCAACTAGCGTTTGAACTCAAGCAAGACAGTGATATAAAAAGCAAATATGGTGAATTGTCACAAATTAGCGATCTAGACAAGACCGTAACGTTGCAGCAGCAGTTGGGGCAGATCGATCGATTACATAATAACAAAAAGATTAATTCACGGCTGTTATCTCTGATAAGCGCCATCAACCCGCCAGCACCAAATAATGTACAGATATCAATGGCGCGCCTTAACCCAGAAGAAAAGACAATTACCCTGGAAGGTTCAGCCGTCAATGGTTTTGCGGCGCTGGAAGTCCTCAAGAAGACATTGACCAGCACCAAGGTGAAAAAGGGCAATACTGAGGGTGACGGTGTGCCGCTAGCAAGTGATATGAAAGCCGGTGAAACAACATTTGGCGAGAATGCCGAAGGTAAGAAGGTGTTGCGCTTTGCCTTTACTTTCACCTATCCTGATGACCTGTTTGCACATTCAAAAGAAACGATTTCAATCATTACGCCGACCAGCAAGACAAACGTGACAGATTCACGCTTAGGCGTTCCAGAAAGCCTCTTTAGCCGTAGTGAATCAACTGAACAGAAGAAGGAGAATCAATAA